Proteins encoded within one genomic window of Pygocentrus nattereri isolate fPygNat1 chromosome 11, fPygNat1.pri, whole genome shotgun sequence:
- the LOC119264249 gene encoding uncharacterized protein LOC119264249 — MFGRHPRLPVDFLLGTGEITQDPEPLEEWVSKHQQSLQLAHEHVRQRSKEQAQRRSRNNNEQVRDAGFEEGQLVYLKNHVTGRNKIQDHWNSGIFQVVRKPTGTGVVYSVAPAYEEGPIRQVHRVELRAVPEEQQRGQEEVTPIVPEPDSSESLSSDGDSSAGLIILRMGEEPQEALEPSMSPIPDEVEALPVPDLPRRSARSTAGQHANLHRLPRTVVLRSDGGSLE; from the coding sequence ATGTTTGGCCGCCACCCAAGGTTGCCTGTGGATTTCCTATTGGGAACTGGTGAGATCACACAGGACCCGGAACCACTGGAGGAATGGGTATCTAAGCATCAGCAAAGTCTTCAGTTGGCACATGAGCATGTGAGGCAGAGGTCAAAGGAGCAGGCTCAGAGGCGTAGTAGGAACAATAATGAGCAAGTGAGGGATGCTGGGTTTGAGGAAGGTCAGCTGGTGTACTTGAAGAATCATGTTACGGGGCGGAACAAGATTCAGGACCACTGGAACTCCGGCATCTTTCAGGTAGTCCGAAAACCCACAGGCACGGGAGTTGTGTATTCGGTGGCCccagcctatgaagaggggccaATTCGACAAGTACACCGGGTTGAGTTAAGGGCAGTCCCGGAAGAGCAGCAGCGGGGACAAGAGGAGGTAACTCCGATAGTTCCTGAGCCCGACTCGTCTGAGTCACTATCCTCTGACGGGGATTCATCAGCCGGCTTAATAATTCTGCGCATGGGAGAGGAGCCCCAAGAAGCTCTTGAACCATCAATGTCTCCTATTCCGGATGAAGTAGAAGCACTACCGGTCCCGGACCTCCCACGACGCTCAGCTAGGTCTACAGCAGGCCAGCATGCTAACCTTCATCGACTCCCAAGGACAGTTGTGCTAAGGAGTGATGGAGGGTCCTTGGAATAG